A part of Vicia villosa cultivar HV-30 ecotype Madison, WI unplaced genomic scaffold, Vvil1.0 ctg.000114F_1_1, whole genome shotgun sequence genomic DNA contains:
- the LOC131624330 gene encoding glyceraldehyde-3-phosphate dehydrogenase 2, cytosolic-like codes for MGKIKIGINGFGRIGRLVARVALERDDVELVAVNDPFITTDYMTYMFKYDTVHGVLKNREITVKDSKTLLFGASPVAVFGCRNPEEIPWGEAGAEYVVESTGVFTDKAKASAHLKGGAKKVIISAPSADAPMYVVGVNEKEYKSDVDIVSNASCTTNCLAPLAKVIHDKFGIVEGLMSTIHSITATQKTVDGPSMKDWRGGRAASVNIIPSSTGAAKAVGKVLPSLNNKLTGMSFRVPTVDVSVVDLTVRLEKGASYDEIKAAIKEASEGELKGILGYTEDDVVSTDFVGDSRSSIFDAKAGISLNNNFVKLVSWYDNEWGYSSRVVDLIRHMASVN; via the exons ATGGGAAAGATCAAGATTGGCATCAATG GATTCGGAAGGATTGGCCGTTTGGTGGCCAGAGTGGCATTGGAGAGGGATGATGTGGAGCTTGTCGCCGTTAACGATCCCTTCATCACAACTGATTATATG ACTTACATGTTCAAGTATGACACAGTTCACGGCGTTCTGAAAAACCGTGAAATTACAGTTAAGGACAGCAAAACTCTTCTTTTCGGCGCTAGTCCTGTCGCTGTTTTTGGTTGCAG GAATCCTGAAGAAATTCCATGGGGCGAGGCTGGAGCTGAATATGTTGTTGAGTCTACCGGAGTTTTCACCGATAAAGCCAAGGCTTCTGCCCATTTGAAG GGTGGTGCAAAGAAGGTAATTATTTCGGCCCCTAGCGCGGATGCACCCATGTATGTAGTTGGTGTGAATGAAAAAGAGTATAAGTCAGATGTTGATATTGTTTCTAATGCTAGCTGCACAACCAACTGTCTTGCTCCACTTGCAAAG GTTATTCATGACAAATTTGGTATTGTTGAAGGTCTCATGAGTACTATTCACTCTATCACCG CCACTCAAAAAACTGTGGATGGACCATCAATGAAGGATTGGAGAGGTGGTAGAGCTGCTTCTGTTAACATCATTCCTAGCAGTACTGGAGCTGCAAAG GCTGTTGGTAAGGTACTTCCATCATTGAACAACAAGTTAACAGGAATGTCATTCCGAGTTCCAACCGTAGATGTTTCAGTGGTTGATCTTACTGTCAGGCTTGAAAAAGGAGCAAGCTATGATGAAATCAAAGCTGCAATTAA GGAAGCATCTGAGGGAGAATTGAAGGGCATCCTAGGTTACACTGAGGATGATGTTGTGTCTACTGATTTTGTTGGTGACAGCAGGTCAAGCATATTTGATGCAAAGGCAGGAATTTCTTTGAATAACAATTTTGTGAAACTTGTTTCTTGGTATGACAATGAATGGGGCTATAG TTCACGTGTGGTTGACTTGATCCGACACATGGCCTCAGTTAATTGA